The following coding sequences lie in one Candidatus Dormiibacterota bacterium genomic window:
- a CDS encoding sigma-70 family RNA polymerase sigma factor has product MRAPGKAASDDDRPLIERVRRGDQDAARSLYERYFDRIYNYVYARLGRAEDAEDLAIETMTKSLTRLDLFQDEGVAFSSWVYRIAHNATIDHYRRQGKMSLVSLEQAPPLESADPSELAVEQLSNDDLHVAIRDLTDEQQQVLILRFFQDLTANQVAAIMGKSVGAVQALQHRALGSLERALQGRTAK; this is encoded by the coding sequence ATGCGCGCACCGGGCAAGGCGGCGTCCGACGACGATCGCCCCCTCATCGAACGGGTCCGGAGAGGGGACCAGGACGCCGCCCGAAGCCTCTATGAGCGCTACTTCGACCGCATCTACAACTATGTTTACGCACGCCTCGGGCGCGCGGAGGACGCGGAGGATCTGGCAATCGAGACCATGACAAAAAGCCTGACTCGCCTCGATCTATTCCAAGACGAGGGCGTCGCCTTCTCTTCCTGGGTGTACCGGATCGCGCACAACGCCACCATCGATCACTACCGCCGGCAGGGGAAGATGTCGCTCGTTTCCCTCGAGCAGGCGCCGCCCCTAGAATCGGCGGACCCGTCCGAGCTGGCGGTCGAGCAACTGTCGAACGATGACCTGCACGTCGCGATCCGCGACCTGACCGATGAGCAGCAACAGGTCCTGATCCTTCGGTTCTTCCAGGACCTGACCGCCAATCAAGTCGCCGCCATCATGGGCAAATCGGTCGGCGCCGTGCAGGCCTTACAGCACCGGGCGTTGGGTTCGCTCGAGCGTGCCCTGCAGGGGAGGACCGCCAAGTGA
- a CDS encoding DUF5667 domain-containing protein: MTPEVQRLERLAERLRAVDPFVAPPSAKIRGWNLVLAAVEQSTAARSRAHPFRRLVVGVLAAAVLLVAGALAASADSLPDSPIYPLKGVLENVRGGLIFSPSDRLPYHLDLARTRLTESEAMIARHRLDLASRALSALDSQLYDAALVVKAEKQSDPPAGAAMERRLRQAIATHDAQLASLLGQVTDPSAVTAITKAREDAARALQVAATPATPGSSISPGNPSAAPTATSPTSVPTTLPHITGTP, encoded by the coding sequence GTGACGCCCGAAGTCCAGCGGTTGGAGCGGCTGGCGGAACGGCTGCGCGCCGTCGATCCCTTCGTGGCCCCGCCGAGCGCCAAGATTCGGGGCTGGAACCTGGTGTTGGCGGCGGTCGAGCAGTCGACCGCCGCACGATCACGCGCTCACCCATTCCGGCGCCTGGTGGTTGGGGTGCTCGCCGCCGCCGTACTGCTGGTGGCCGGTGCCCTCGCGGCATCCGCCGATAGCCTCCCGGATTCGCCCATCTACCCGCTGAAAGGCGTGCTCGAGAATGTGCGGGGCGGATTGATCTTCAGTCCCTCAGACAGACTCCCCTACCACCTCGACCTTGCCCGAACCCGCTTGACCGAGTCGGAAGCGATGATCGCGCGTCACCGGTTGGATCTGGCCAGCCGGGCGCTCAGCGCATTAGACAGCCAGCTCTACGACGCCGCGCTCGTGGTCAAGGCGGAGAAGCAAAGCGACCCGCCGGCCGGGGCCGCCATGGAGCGCCGCCTGCGCCAGGCGATCGCCACGCATGACGCCCAGCTTGCCAGCCTGCTGGGCCAGGTGACCGACCCCAGCGCTGTGACCGCCATTACGAAAGCGCGCGAGGACGCCGCTCGGGCCCTTCAGGTCGCCGCCACCCCCGCCACCCCCGGCTCGTCGATCAGCCCGGGCAACCCCAGCGCTGCGCCCACCGCCACGAGCCCAACGAGCGTCCCGACGACCTTGCCCCACATAACCGGGACCCCATAG
- a CDS encoding signal peptidase II codes for MPRARNAWAAGTIALLMVAVDQASKAWAQASLQPEHELTVIPGWLWFKLTGNSGASLGLLRGHNLLFVVASTLVIIAVAAIVLRGAPGVLGAAALGAVAGGATSNLIDRLRLGSVVDFIEVHLWPTNFNLADTAIRLGVVVFILTLLLDRRWRSPAGGGRNPTG; via the coding sequence ATGCCGCGAGCTCGCAATGCCTGGGCAGCCGGAACAATCGCACTGCTGATGGTGGCCGTCGATCAGGCCAGCAAGGCATGGGCTCAGGCGTCGCTTCAGCCCGAGCACGAGCTCACGGTGATCCCCGGTTGGCTGTGGTTCAAACTGACCGGCAACTCGGGCGCCAGCCTTGGCCTCCTCCGTGGTCATAACCTGCTCTTTGTCGTGGCATCCACCCTGGTGATCATTGCCGTCGCCGCCATCGTGCTGCGCGGCGCACCTGGCGTGCTCGGCGCCGCCGCCCTCGGCGCGGTGGCCGGCGGAGCCACCAGCAATCTCATCGACCGCCTGCGCCTGGGGAGCGTCGTCGACTTTATCGAGGTGCACCTCTGGCCGACCAACTTCAACCTGGCGGATACCGCGATCCGCCTGGGCGTCGTCGTCTTCATCCTGACGCTGCTCCTCGACCGGCGCTGGCGCTCGCCAGCCGGTGGCGGCCGCAACCCTACCGGTTAG
- a CDS encoding GAF domain-containing protein, translated as MDRLPAPARESDPVVQTSHVREMAANLLLGRALQMLEAASGMVVFWDADGRWNRDSFALPGRPDRLEELAPVLEALLEWTLYTEKPVVIHDLRQSRWSRHLLHGADPPAGAAVATPMAQRGAIWGAVAIYRAEPLTAGMDLLGQLAQVATEPLSSLGSARPEGVA; from the coding sequence GTGGATCGCCTGCCTGCGCCGGCCCGGGAGTCGGACCCGGTCGTCCAGACGAGCCATGTCCGCGAGATGGCGGCCAACCTGCTGCTCGGTCGCGCGCTGCAGATGCTCGAGGCCGCAAGCGGCATGGTCGTGTTCTGGGACGCGGATGGCCGGTGGAACCGGGACAGCTTTGCCCTACCCGGACGGCCCGACCGCCTGGAGGAGCTCGCGCCGGTGCTCGAGGCCCTGCTCGAGTGGACGCTCTACACGGAAAAACCGGTCGTGATCCACGACCTGCGACAGAGTCGGTGGTCCCGGCACCTGCTGCATGGCGCCGATCCCCCTGCGGGGGCGGCGGTCGCGACGCCGATGGCGCAGCGCGGCGCGATCTGGGGGGCGGTCGCCATCTACCGGGCCGAGCCGCTCACTGCGGGGATGGACCTGCTCGGGCAGCTCGCCCAAGTGGCAACCGAGCCACTCAGCTCGCTGGGCTCCGCACGGCCGGAAGGCGTCGCTTGA
- a CDS encoding Xaa-Pro peptidase family protein: MRADESARRLAALRGRLVDLELDGLVVTGPENIRYLSGFSGSLGYLVIGTSAAEILGDSRYWLQMEAEAPGFTLVRSGPSHGLWALVSERLKALGLCRVGFESQQTTVDQHQRLVAALPPELTLIPTTGLVEELRIIKSAEEVALLRAVAAIAGRAFDRVRSAIRPGLRERDVAFLLEQTFRELGAEGAAFETIVAAGERGALPHGRASDRVLERGDMVVVDFGATGAGYHSDTTRTIVIGEPSSEQARVIEAVRTAQLASMALMKPGVTADVIDRRAHEVLAAEAHAFGHGLGHGIGLQVHERPFLSPTDHTALRAGMVITNEPGIYIPDWGGVRLEEMVLVTDTEPEVLTSASWEIGVG, encoded by the coding sequence ATGCGCGCTGACGAATCCGCACGACGGCTCGCGGCGCTGCGAGGTCGACTGGTCGATCTCGAGCTCGACGGACTGGTGGTAACCGGCCCTGAGAATATCCGCTATCTCTCCGGGTTCAGCGGCAGCCTGGGGTACCTGGTGATCGGCACCAGCGCGGCAGAAATCCTGGGCGACAGCCGCTACTGGCTGCAGATGGAAGCCGAGGCCCCTGGATTCACCCTCGTGCGATCGGGCCCTTCACACGGCCTCTGGGCGTTGGTCTCTGAGCGGCTCAAGGCACTGGGCCTGTGCCGCGTCGGCTTCGAGTCGCAGCAGACCACGGTTGATCAACATCAGCGACTCGTGGCAGCCCTACCGCCGGAGCTGACGCTGATCCCCACAACCGGGCTGGTGGAAGAGCTCCGCATCATCAAGAGTGCCGAGGAGGTCGCGCTGCTTCGCGCCGTCGCCGCGATCGCCGGCCGCGCCTTCGATCGGGTTCGCTCCGCCATTCGCCCGGGGTTGCGCGAACGGGATGTCGCGTTCCTGCTGGAGCAGACCTTCCGCGAGCTGGGGGCCGAGGGTGCAGCCTTCGAGACGATCGTGGCAGCCGGGGAACGGGGTGCGCTGCCGCACGGCCGCGCCTCCGACCGGGTGCTCGAGCGCGGCGACATGGTGGTGGTCGACTTCGGCGCGACCGGCGCCGGCTACCACAGCGACACCACCCGGACGATCGTGATAGGTGAGCCCAGCAGCGAGCAAGCCCGCGTGATCGAGGCGGTGCGCACTGCGCAGCTCGCATCGATGGCCCTCATGAAACCGGGTGTGACCGCGGACGTTATCGACCGCCGGGCCCACGAGGTGCTCGCCGCTGAGGCGCACGCCTTCGGCCACGGCCTGGGCCATGGGATCGGATTGCAGGTGCACGAACGGCCCTTCCTGTCGCCCACCGATCACACCGCCCTGCGTGCTGGCATGGTCATCACCAACGAGCCGGGCATCTACATTCCGGACTGGGGTGGCGTTCGTCTCGAGGAAATGGTGCTCGTCACCGATACCGAACCGGAGGTGCTGACGTCGGCCTCCTGGGAGATCGGCGTCGGATGA
- a CDS encoding MBL fold metallo-hydrolase, with protein MTPAEALREKLAVSVFPDDLFGENCYLIRRRDTTSALAVDPGLQVDRVLEWLRQEGLTLEQILVTHGHIDHVGGVPALHKETGAPIAMHPDDLAILDWERFAQMPFVPAGFGRFSVDTRLAHDATLMFQDISLRVLHTPGHTQGSVCFLFGLDCFAGDTLFQRGIGRTDLPGGDTQKIVFSIRNVLYRLPPKTVVYPGHGPSTTIEEEMLLNPFVPAHR; from the coding sequence ATGACGCCGGCCGAGGCCCTTCGAGAAAAGCTCGCGGTCTCCGTATTTCCTGACGATCTCTTCGGTGAGAACTGCTATCTGATCCGGCGCCGCGACACCACCTCGGCGCTGGCCGTCGATCCGGGGCTGCAGGTCGACCGCGTCCTTGAGTGGCTTCGTCAGGAGGGACTAACGCTGGAGCAGATCCTGGTGACCCACGGGCATATCGACCACGTCGGCGGTGTGCCCGCCTTGCATAAGGAAACGGGTGCGCCGATCGCCATGCACCCGGACGATCTCGCCATTCTCGATTGGGAGCGGTTCGCTCAAATGCCCTTTGTGCCCGCCGGCTTTGGGCGATTTTCCGTCGACACCAGGCTCGCCCACGATGCGACGCTGATGTTCCAGGACATCAGTCTGCGAGTCCTGCACACGCCGGGCCACACGCAGGGTTCGGTCTGCTTTCTCTTCGGGTTGGACTGCTTTGCGGGCGACACCCTGTTTCAGCGTGGCATCGGCCGGACCGACCTGCCGGGCGGCGATACGCAGAAAATCGTCTTCAGCATCCGCAATGTGCTCTACCGCCTGCCACCGAAGACCGTCGTCTACCCCGGGCATGGACCCAGCACGACGATCGAAGAAGAAATGTTGTTGAACCCCTTCGTCCCGGCCCATCGCTGA
- a CDS encoding ABC transporter substrate-binding protein has protein sequence MRIASLLPSATEIVCSLGLEDELVAVTHECDFPESVRTKPVLTRSVLSAASTGAEVDHHIRELVHQGSSIYALDADLLAALHPDLILTQELCEVCAVSYPIVERAARRLGSSPQLVSLEPESLEDVFQNILFVGRLVGRPDAAEDVCDALRRRVASVEQRVAGRRARRVVCLEWVDPPFNCGHWTPELVTIAGGDERLGVARQPAYPLRWEEVMKADPEVVVVMACGFSLERSLREVEAARGCFDALRAETWVVDGNAFFSRPGPRLVESVEIMAGILHPDAVDPPPSSTARPLERVSDRAL, from the coding sequence ATGCGGATCGCCTCGCTGCTGCCCAGCGCCACCGAAATCGTCTGTTCGCTCGGCCTCGAGGACGAGTTGGTGGCTGTCACGCACGAGTGCGATTTCCCGGAGTCGGTCCGGACCAAGCCGGTGCTGACAAGGAGTGTGCTCTCCGCCGCGAGCACCGGAGCGGAGGTGGATCATCACATTCGAGAGCTCGTCCACCAGGGGAGCAGCATCTACGCGCTCGACGCCGACCTGCTGGCGGCGCTCCACCCCGATCTGATCCTGACGCAGGAATTGTGCGAGGTCTGCGCCGTCTCCTACCCAATCGTGGAACGGGCCGCGCGCCGGCTGGGGTCGTCGCCCCAGCTCGTCTCGCTCGAGCCGGAGAGCCTCGAGGACGTCTTCCAGAACATCCTCTTCGTCGGCCGCCTGGTCGGCCGGCCTGATGCCGCGGAGGACGTCTGCGATGCTCTTCGCCGGCGCGTTGCGAGCGTCGAGCAGCGTGTCGCCGGACGGCGTGCGCGAAGGGTGGTCTGCCTCGAGTGGGTCGACCCACCCTTCAACTGTGGTCACTGGACACCGGAGCTCGTCACCATCGCGGGCGGCGACGAGCGGCTGGGGGTTGCGCGCCAACCTGCGTACCCGCTCCGTTGGGAGGAGGTGATGAAAGCCGATCCCGAGGTCGTGGTCGTCATGGCGTGCGGCTTCTCCCTCGAGCGCAGCCTGCGCGAGGTCGAGGCAGCACGCGGCTGCTTCGATGCGCTCCGGGCGGAGACGTGGGTGGTCGACGGCAACGCCTTCTTCAGCCGACCCGGTCCCCGCCTGGTCGAGAGCGTGGAGATCATGGCGGGAATTCTTCATCCCGACGCCGTGGATCCGCCGCCGTCCTCGACGGCCCGGCCGCTCGAGCGCGTCAGCGACCGAGCCCTCTAG
- a CDS encoding CoA-binding protein, which produces MPVDRQPTDVADKILASARTIAVVGLSPDTRRPSHGVARYLQRAGYRIIPVNPHVDEVLGERAYASLRQIPEAVDVVEIFRRSEFVGPIVDDAIAIKASAVWLQDGVVDEDAAARARASGLDVVMDDCMLRRHAQRHQH; this is translated from the coding sequence ATGCCAGTGGACCGGCAGCCGACCGATGTTGCCGACAAGATCCTGGCGTCGGCCCGAACGATCGCCGTGGTCGGCCTCAGTCCGGACACGCGGCGCCCGAGCCACGGCGTCGCGCGCTACTTGCAACGAGCAGGCTATCGCATCATTCCGGTGAATCCCCACGTCGATGAAGTGCTCGGTGAGCGCGCCTACGCGAGTCTGCGGCAGATCCCGGAAGCGGTCGACGTGGTCGAGATCTTTCGACGGTCGGAGTTCGTCGGACCGATCGTTGACGACGCCATTGCCATCAAGGCGAGCGCGGTCTGGCTGCAGGACGGCGTCGTCGACGAGGACGCCGCCGCGCGGGCGCGCGCCAGCGGTCTCGACGTGGTCATGGACGATTGCATGTTGCGCCGCCACGCGCAGCGCCACCAGCACTGA
- a CDS encoding Glu/Leu/Phe/Val dehydrogenase dimerization domain-containing protein, whose product MPPLTPYLVSEWHDPATGARGWFVIDRLVGGMCSGGIRMRPGVTVDEVTQLARIMSHKMAVLDIPYGGAKSGIDCDPASPQAPAVLRGFVEAIRPFIAERYATGADLGTREDDIIAACQLAGLTHPLQAGFKSEGGAGLSRVKQALALASEGNPITELIAGYGVAECTTEATEVLGLPLKGATVALQGFGNVGGAAARYLDRAGVRISVVADIEGTIVDENGLDVPHLLSIRDRFGRVDRRRLKPGARCEPEPAWLSHRVDIMIPAAIGNAIRADNQAGINCRLLVEAANNPVTADAEAQLERRGITILPDFVANAAAAFLFCGLLEKRLEPNLDSIFTVTSRQLRSTTRELLERARREGVSNRRAAEEIAEARLRAHRP is encoded by the coding sequence GTGCCGCCGCTGACGCCCTACCTCGTCAGTGAATGGCACGATCCGGCGACCGGCGCCCGCGGATGGTTCGTCATCGATCGGCTGGTTGGCGGGATGTGCTCCGGTGGCATCCGCATGCGTCCAGGCGTCACGGTCGACGAGGTCACCCAGCTAGCCCGGATCATGTCCCACAAGATGGCCGTCCTCGACATCCCGTACGGCGGCGCGAAATCAGGAATCGACTGCGATCCGGCGTCTCCGCAGGCGCCCGCGGTGCTGCGCGGTTTCGTCGAGGCCATCCGCCCCTTCATCGCCGAGCGCTACGCAACGGGGGCCGACCTGGGCACGCGCGAGGACGACATCATCGCGGCCTGCCAGCTGGCCGGGCTGACCCATCCGCTCCAGGCCGGGTTCAAGTCCGAAGGCGGCGCCGGGCTCAGCCGCGTCAAACAGGCGCTGGCGCTTGCCAGTGAAGGCAACCCGATCACCGAGCTGATCGCCGGCTACGGGGTCGCGGAATGCACCACCGAGGCGACCGAGGTGCTCGGGCTGCCGCTGAAGGGCGCGACGGTCGCGCTCCAGGGATTTGGCAACGTTGGGGGTGCCGCAGCCCGTTACCTGGACCGGGCCGGGGTCCGCATCAGTGTGGTGGCCGACATCGAAGGAACGATCGTCGACGAGAACGGCCTCGATGTCCCGCACCTGCTCTCGATCCGCGACCGCTTCGGCCGCGTCGACCGGCGACGTCTGAAGCCGGGCGCGCGTTGCGAGCCGGAGCCCGCCTGGCTCAGCCATCGGGTCGACATCATGATCCCGGCGGCGATCGGGAACGCGATCCGCGCCGACAACCAGGCGGGCATCAACTGCCGCCTGCTGGTCGAAGCCGCGAACAACCCGGTCACGGCCGACGCTGAGGCGCAACTGGAACGTCGCGGCATCACGATCCTGCCGGACTTCGTCGCCAACGCCGCCGCCGCGTTTCTCTTCTGCGGCCTGCTGGAAAAACGCCTGGAGCCAAACCTCGATTCGATCTTCACGGTCACCAGCCGCCAGCTCCGCAGCACCACGCGCGAGCTCCTCGAGCGGGCAAGGCGGGAGGGCGTCTCGAACCGTCGTGCCGCCGAGGAGATCGCCGAAGCGCGGCTGCGGGCGCATCGCCCCTAG
- a CDS encoding tRNA-binding protein has product MLGEATTIDLSDFERVDMRVGRVLLAEPFPEARKPAYKLRIDFGPLGIRRSSAQLTAHYTPDELRGKLVIAVLNFPPRQIGPVRSEVLVLGVPDPDGAVVLLEPSLDVPLGGRVF; this is encoded by the coding sequence ATGTTGGGCGAGGCGACCACCATTGATCTCTCCGACTTCGAGCGGGTCGACATGCGCGTCGGCCGGGTCCTTCTGGCCGAGCCCTTTCCGGAAGCCCGCAAGCCGGCCTACAAGCTTCGCATCGATTTTGGCCCGCTCGGCATCCGGCGGTCCAGCGCCCAGCTGACGGCGCACTACACGCCGGACGAACTGCGCGGCAAGCTGGTCATCGCCGTGCTCAACTTTCCCCCGCGGCAGATCGGTCCGGTGCGTTCCGAGGTGCTGGTCCTGGGCGTGCCCGATCCGGACGGCGCCGTGGTCCTGCTCGAGCCAAGCCTCGACGTTCCTCTCGGGGGTCGCGTCTTCTGA
- a CDS encoding aminotransferase class V-fold PLP-dependent enzyme: protein MPLTPQEMRALYPITRRYAYLDHASIAPLATPVRSTMDVFLGRMTEEPFDLAHWARFRTQVRGRVAELLAVGPESITFTKNTTAGLGLVAAGLDWETGDNIVGVDGEFPANIYPWMGLKRKGVDLRLYRPAHGRIDVKALVRLCDQRTRVLAISAVQFWSGFRTDLGALGAALKGRDVLLVVDAIQAVGAMRLDLSATPVDFLCAGAQKWLLGPIGVGFAYVGPRMLERLSPVTIGTDSVVRDEEYFDYDITLKPDARRFEEAAPNYPGILGMGAAVNLLLRASPPTVEDVVLRLADRLRDELPRRGYELVLKPTLPSERCGIVSFRHPRMVPAELHTRLREAGVILSLRSDFLRASPHYYNSDEDLNRLLEALPQ from the coding sequence ATGCCGCTCACGCCGCAGGAGATGCGAGCGCTTTATCCGATCACGCGCCGCTACGCATATCTCGATCACGCGTCCATCGCCCCGCTGGCGACGCCGGTCCGCTCCACGATGGACGTGTTCCTCGGCCGCATGACGGAGGAACCCTTCGACCTGGCGCACTGGGCGCGGTTTCGCACTCAGGTGCGCGGCCGGGTCGCGGAGTTGCTGGCGGTCGGGCCGGAATCGATCACGTTTACGAAGAACACGACCGCCGGGCTTGGTCTCGTCGCGGCCGGCCTCGACTGGGAGACAGGTGACAACATCGTGGGCGTCGATGGGGAATTTCCGGCCAATATCTACCCGTGGATGGGCCTCAAGCGAAAAGGTGTCGACCTGCGCCTCTACCGTCCCGCGCACGGCCGGATCGACGTCAAGGCCCTGGTGCGGCTCTGCGATCAGCGGACTCGCGTGCTCGCCATCAGCGCAGTCCAGTTCTGGAGCGGGTTTCGGACCGACCTCGGAGCCCTCGGTGCGGCGCTCAAAGGCCGCGACGTCTTGCTCGTGGTGGACGCGATCCAGGCGGTCGGTGCTATGCGCCTGGACCTCTCGGCGACGCCCGTTGACTTCCTGTGCGCGGGTGCGCAGAAATGGCTGCTGGGCCCCATCGGCGTGGGCTTCGCCTACGTGGGACCGCGGATGCTGGAGCGACTCAGCCCGGTCACGATCGGCACCGACAGCGTGGTCCGTGACGAGGAGTACTTCGACTATGACATCACGCTGAAGCCGGACGCCCGCCGCTTCGAAGAGGCGGCGCCCAATTATCCAGGCATTCTCGGGATGGGCGCGGCGGTCAATCTCCTGCTGCGGGCCAGCCCGCCGACGGTGGAAGACGTCGTCCTTCGGCTCGCCGATCGGTTGCGCGACGAGCTCCCGCGCCGGGGTTATGAGCTGGTGCTGAAACCTACGCTGCCATCCGAACGTTGTGGCATTGTGTCGTTCCGCCACCCCCGGATGGTCCCGGCCGAGCTGCATACTCGCTTACGCGAGGCCGGCGTCATCCTTTCACTGCGCAGTGATTTCCTGCGCGCCTCGCCCCACTACTACAACAGCGACGAGGATCTCAATCGCCTGCTGGAGGCGCTCCCGCAGTGA
- a CDS encoding DUF2127 domain-containing protein, whose product MTFWQEAKRELGRETQPVDTIVRLIILERAIRGTLVFILGIALLTRSRSVVSLVRQWVAELDVNPERRLIPRLLSTILRPIGGFSSRTVLLIGIGAVLFGVLELTEAVGLARRRRWAEYLTVIAGCIGIPLEVSEVLNRQTPVRIGILLINVAIVIYLAWQKHLFGLRGGVATETETS is encoded by the coding sequence GTGACCTTCTGGCAGGAGGCCAAGCGCGAGCTTGGGCGGGAAACGCAGCCGGTCGACACCATCGTGCGCTTGATCATCCTTGAACGCGCCATCCGCGGCACGCTGGTCTTCATCCTGGGGATCGCGCTGCTGACCCGGAGCCGCAGTGTGGTGTCGCTGGTTCGCCAGTGGGTGGCCGAGCTCGACGTCAACCCTGAGCGGCGATTGATTCCTCGGCTCCTGAGCACCATCCTTCGTCCTATCGGCGGGTTTTCCTCGCGGACCGTGCTGCTCATCGGGATCGGTGCGGTCCTCTTCGGGGTCCTGGAGCTGACGGAAGCGGTCGGGCTGGCGCGGCGACGCCGTTGGGCCGAGTACCTCACGGTGATCGCCGGTTGCATCGGCATCCCCCTGGAGGTGAGCGAGGTGCTCAACCGACAGACGCCGGTGCGCATCGGCATCTTGCTGATCAACGTCGCGATCGTGATCTACCTCGCGTGGCAGAAGCATCTCTTCGGTTTGCGCGGCGGCGTGGCCACCGAGACCGAGACGAGCTAG
- a CDS encoding CDP-alcohol phosphatidyltransferase family protein — MFTQKFQAWVRRWAERFVSVFRESPITPNMLTLFGLVITGAGAFLVAINQLLLGGLVLTVAGFFDVFDGALARAAGKVYRYGAFLDSTVDRYSEGVVYLGILIYFLRQHDGLQPIIVLIALAGSFLVSYVRARAQSLGFTCDVGILARPERVVIIVAGLLLESFGLKVGSWTPLTLALLILAVGTNFTAVQRVWVVWQQNRAELRATRGQAAPSPTDKPREPQPVRAAMRRFFENLGNP; from the coding sequence ATGTTTACCCAGAAATTCCAGGCATGGGTACGCCGCTGGGCGGAGCGCTTCGTCAGCGTCTTCCGCGAATCGCCGATCACGCCGAACATGCTGACGCTCTTCGGCCTGGTCATCACCGGCGCAGGCGCCTTCCTCGTCGCCATCAATCAGTTGCTGCTGGGCGGCCTGGTGCTCACCGTCGCCGGTTTCTTCGATGTCTTCGATGGCGCCCTCGCCCGCGCCGCAGGCAAGGTCTACCGCTACGGCGCCTTCCTCGACTCCACCGTCGACCGCTATTCCGAAGGCGTCGTCTACCTGGGAATCTTGATCTACTTCCTGCGACAGCACGACGGGCTGCAGCCGATCATCGTCTTGATCGCTCTGGCCGGCTCATTCCTCGTCAGCTACGTGCGGGCGCGAGCGCAAAGCCTGGGCTTCACCTGCGACGTGGGCATCCTTGCCCGACCCGAGCGAGTCGTCATCATCGTGGCGGGCCTGCTGCTCGAGTCGTTCGGCCTCAAGGTCGGGTCCTGGACGCCATTGACGCTCGCACTACTCATCCTGGCGGTGGGTACCAACTTCACCGCGGTCCAGCGCGTCTGGGTCGTCTGGCAGCAGAACCGGGCTGAGCTACGGGCCACCCGTGGGCAGGCCGCCCCATCGCCCACCGACAAACCTCGCGAACCGCAACCGGTCCGGGCGGCCATGCGGCGCTTCTTCGAGAACCTGGGTAATCCCTGA
- a CDS encoding glycosyltransferase family 4 protein — MKVGLVSAYDYAHPGGVTEHVRYLAAGLRRRGHDVTVFAPCSDKELADRDSDFIRVGRPFPIPMHGSVARITVSLHLTNKIKHYVRDGGFDVLHYHEPLMPVLPVTALRFSKTINIGTFHAFARSNIGYYYGKPLLKRYVRRLHARIAVSNPAREFVRQYFPGDYRVIPNGIDVKRFQNQAPYPELRDGMCNLLFVGRLEYRKGLGYLLRAFAQLKPQYPNLRLIIVGDGPLRRWYGNFLARKQLDDVVMAGYVPASDLPRYYASCDIFCSPATGDESFGIVLLEAMASGKPIVATSIDGFREVVTHGRDGLLVERKSRRQLSYALQTLINNPALRQEMGQAGLQKARRYDWERIIDEVTDVYRQALDHAQPAPSARLEPSLSPR; from the coding sequence ATGAAGGTCGGCCTCGTGTCGGCCTATGACTACGCACATCCGGGTGGGGTCACCGAGCACGTCCGATATCTCGCGGCCGGACTAAGGCGACGTGGTCATGACGTCACCGTGTTTGCGCCCTGCTCGGACAAGGAGCTTGCGGATCGTGACAGCGACTTCATTCGCGTCGGCCGGCCCTTCCCCATCCCCATGCACGGTTCCGTGGCCCGCATCACCGTCAGCCTGCATCTCACCAACAAGATCAAACATTATGTCCGAGACGGCGGCTTCGATGTCCTTCACTACCACGAGCCGCTGATGCCGGTGTTGCCGGTTACCGCACTGCGGTTCTCGAAGACGATCAATATCGGGACCTTTCACGCCTTCGCCCGCTCCAACATCGGCTATTACTACGGCAAGCCGCTGCTGAAGCGCTATGTCCGGCGGCTTCATGCGCGGATCGCCGTCTCGAATCCGGCCCGCGAGTTCGTGCGCCAGTATTTTCCGGGCGATTATCGCGTCATCCCGAACGGGATCGACGTCAAGCGCTTCCAGAACCAGGCCCCCTACCCCGAGCTGCGTGACGGCATGTGCAATCTGCTCTTCGTCGGCCGGCTGGAGTACCGCAAGGGCCTCGGTTACCTGTTGCGCGCCTTCGCTCAGCTCAAGCCGCAGTACCCGAACCTGCGCCTCATCATCGTCGGCGACGGGCCGCTGCGACGCTGGTACGGCAACTTCCTGGCCCGTAAGCAGCTCGATGATGTCGTGATGGCCGGCTACGTGCCCGCGTCCGACCTGCCGCGTTACTACGCCAGTTGCGACATCTTCTGCTCACCGGCGACCGGCGATGAGAGCTTCGGTATCGTCCTGCTGGAGGCGATGGCGTCGGGCAAGCCGATCGTCGCCACCAGCATCGACGGCTTCCGTGAGGTCGTCACCCACGGCCGAGACGGGCTGCTGGTCGAGCGCAAGAGCCGCCGCCAACTGTCCTACGCCCTGCAGACGCTGATCAACAATCCAGCACTCCGCCAGGAGATGGGCCAGGCCGGACTTCAGAAGGCACGCCGCTACGACTGGGAGCGCATCATCGACGAGGTCACGGACGTCTATCGCCAGGCGCTCGACCACGCGCAACCGGCGCCATCGGCGCGTCTCGAGCCGAGTCTGAGTCCGCGCTGA